A genomic segment from Cricetulus griseus strain 17A/GY chromosome 8, alternate assembly CriGri-PICRH-1.0, whole genome shotgun sequence encodes:
- the Marchf8 gene encoding E3 ubiquitin-protein ligase MARCHF8 isoform X2: MSHSSNISKAGSSPPPTTAPVSSFSRTSVTPSNQDICSSSAVFSECCHYSPVQSAVVLKAPPCQSSLTQGLTVTVICKDTLQASKRDPFGSDWDRASRPAKNTKARRALRISKSLSDVGEKTQDTLESFDYMERTCSEGKLVLPQGPALKKNRLHHKAKRAEYCPPLDHSKHSRVVSLSTNHSAASKREVGKGSVCIPLLEEKADGEARLRSQRLLRYLFSLSRGSSASSLHRFHELESHASHLHTAKSSSWLAGSTDFCSDEMGDDDVFEDTSSAKLKSRVLRAPLCSVEKDSDLDCPSPLSEKCTPISPVSTSGDACRICHCEGDDESPLITPCHCTGSLHFVHQACLQQWIKSSDTRCCELCKYEFIMETKLKPLRKWEKLQMTSSERRKIMCSVTFHVIAITCVVWSLYVLIDRTAEEIKQGQVTGILEWPFWTKLVVVAIGFTGGLLFMYVQCKVYLQLWKRLKAYNRVIYVQNCPETSKKNIFEKSALTEPTLENKEGHGMCHSTTNSSCTEPEDTGAEIINV, from the exons GCTGGGAGTAGTCCTCCACCCACGACGGCTCCAGTGTCTTCCTTCTCTCGCACTTCTGTTACACCATCCAACCAGGACATCTGCAG TTCCAGTGCAGTGTTTTCTGAGTGTTGTCACTACAGTCCCGTGCAGTCTGCTGTTGTCTTGAAAGCTCCTCCATGCCAGAGTTCTCTGACACAAGGGCTCACTGTGACAGTTATCTGTAAAGACACATTACAGGCATCAAAGAGAGATCCCTTTGGTTCAGACTGGGACCGAGCCTCAAGGCCTGCTAAGAATACTAAGGCCAGAAGAGCACTCAGAATCTCCAAGTCACTAAGTGATGTGGGTGAGAAGACCCAGGATACTTTGGAAAGCTTTGATTATATGGAAAGAACTTGTTCCGAAGGGAAACTGGTGCTTCCTCAAGGTCCAGCTCTCAAAAAGAACAGGCTCCACCATAAAGCAAAAAGAGCAGAGTACTGCCCACCCCTCGACCATTCCAAACACTCTCGTGTGGTTTCCCTTTCTACCAACCACTCAGCTGCCTCAAAGAGGGAAGTTGGCAAGGGGAGTGTGTGCATCCCACTTTTGGAGGAGAAAGCTGATGGTGAGGCCAGGTTAAGAAGCCAGCGACTGCTCCGGTACCTGTTCTCACTCTCCCGTGGCTCAAGTGCTAGTAGCCTGCATAGGTTCCATGAGCTGGAGAGCCATGCCAGCCATTTGCACACTGCCAAGTCCTCCAGCTGGCTGGCAGGGAGCACGGACTTCTGTTCTGATGAGATGGGAGATGACGACGTCTTTGAGGATACATCATCTGCCAAACTGAAGAGCAGGGTCCTGCGTGCGCCCCTCTGCTCAGTAGAGAAGGACAGTGACCTGGATTGTCCTTCTCCACTCTCTGAAAAATGCACCCCCATCTCTCCCGTGTCCACCTCAGGGGATGCCTGCAG GATCTGCCACTGTGAAGGAGATGATGAGAGCCCTCTGATCACCCCCTGTCACTGTACAGGAAGCCTCCATTTTGTGCATCAGGCTTGCCTGCAGCAGTGGATCAAGAGCTCTGACACACGCTGCTGTGAGCTCTGCAAGTACGAGTTCATCATGGAGACCAAGCTGAAACCTTTGAGGAAA TGGGAGAAGTTGCAGATGACTTCCAGTGAGCGAAGGAAGATCATGTGCTCAGTAACATTCCATGTCATTGCCATCACCTGTGTGGTCTGGTCCTTGTATGTGCTCATTGACCGCACCGCAGAGGAGATCAAGCAGGGTCAGGTGACAG GAATCCTAGAGTGGCCTTTCTGGACTAAACTGGTAGTTGTGGCCATTGGATTCACTGGAGGACTTCTTTTTATGTATGTTCAATGCAAGGTGTACCTACAATTATGGAAAAGACTCAAGGCTTATAATAGAGTGATCTATGTTCAAAACTGTCCAGAAACaagtaaaaagaatatttttgagaAGTCTGCACTAACAGAGCCCACCCTTGAAAATAAAGAAGGACATGGAATGTGTCATTCCACCACAAATTCTTCTTGCACAGAGCCTGAAGACACTGGAGCAGAAATTATTAATGTCTGA
- the Marchf8 gene encoding E3 ubiquitin-protein ligase MARCHF8 isoform X1 produces MSMPLHQISAIPSQDATSTRVYRSKTKDKEQEQNEKALGHSMSHSSNISKAGSSPPPTTAPVSSFSRTSVTPSNQDICSSSAVFSECCHYSPVQSAVVLKAPPCQSSLTQGLTVTVICKDTLQASKRDPFGSDWDRASRPAKNTKARRALRISKSLSDVGEKTQDTLESFDYMERTCSEGKLVLPQGPALKKNRLHHKAKRAEYCPPLDHSKHSRVVSLSTNHSAASKREVGKGSVCIPLLEEKADGEARLRSQRLLRYLFSLSRGSSASSLHRFHELESHASHLHTAKSSSWLAGSTDFCSDEMGDDDVFEDTSSAKLKSRVLRAPLCSVEKDSDLDCPSPLSEKCTPISPVSTSGDACRICHCEGDDESPLITPCHCTGSLHFVHQACLQQWIKSSDTRCCELCKYEFIMETKLKPLRKWEKLQMTSSERRKIMCSVTFHVIAITCVVWSLYVLIDRTAEEIKQGQVTGILEWPFWTKLVVVAIGFTGGLLFMYVQCKVYLQLWKRLKAYNRVIYVQNCPETSKKNIFEKSALTEPTLENKEGHGMCHSTTNSSCTEPEDTGAEIINV; encoded by the exons GCTGGGAGTAGTCCTCCACCCACGACGGCTCCAGTGTCTTCCTTCTCTCGCACTTCTGTTACACCATCCAACCAGGACATCTGCAG TTCCAGTGCAGTGTTTTCTGAGTGTTGTCACTACAGTCCCGTGCAGTCTGCTGTTGTCTTGAAAGCTCCTCCATGCCAGAGTTCTCTGACACAAGGGCTCACTGTGACAGTTATCTGTAAAGACACATTACAGGCATCAAAGAGAGATCCCTTTGGTTCAGACTGGGACCGAGCCTCAAGGCCTGCTAAGAATACTAAGGCCAGAAGAGCACTCAGAATCTCCAAGTCACTAAGTGATGTGGGTGAGAAGACCCAGGATACTTTGGAAAGCTTTGATTATATGGAAAGAACTTGTTCCGAAGGGAAACTGGTGCTTCCTCAAGGTCCAGCTCTCAAAAAGAACAGGCTCCACCATAAAGCAAAAAGAGCAGAGTACTGCCCACCCCTCGACCATTCCAAACACTCTCGTGTGGTTTCCCTTTCTACCAACCACTCAGCTGCCTCAAAGAGGGAAGTTGGCAAGGGGAGTGTGTGCATCCCACTTTTGGAGGAGAAAGCTGATGGTGAGGCCAGGTTAAGAAGCCAGCGACTGCTCCGGTACCTGTTCTCACTCTCCCGTGGCTCAAGTGCTAGTAGCCTGCATAGGTTCCATGAGCTGGAGAGCCATGCCAGCCATTTGCACACTGCCAAGTCCTCCAGCTGGCTGGCAGGGAGCACGGACTTCTGTTCTGATGAGATGGGAGATGACGACGTCTTTGAGGATACATCATCTGCCAAACTGAAGAGCAGGGTCCTGCGTGCGCCCCTCTGCTCAGTAGAGAAGGACAGTGACCTGGATTGTCCTTCTCCACTCTCTGAAAAATGCACCCCCATCTCTCCCGTGTCCACCTCAGGGGATGCCTGCAG GATCTGCCACTGTGAAGGAGATGATGAGAGCCCTCTGATCACCCCCTGTCACTGTACAGGAAGCCTCCATTTTGTGCATCAGGCTTGCCTGCAGCAGTGGATCAAGAGCTCTGACACACGCTGCTGTGAGCTCTGCAAGTACGAGTTCATCATGGAGACCAAGCTGAAACCTTTGAGGAAA TGGGAGAAGTTGCAGATGACTTCCAGTGAGCGAAGGAAGATCATGTGCTCAGTAACATTCCATGTCATTGCCATCACCTGTGTGGTCTGGTCCTTGTATGTGCTCATTGACCGCACCGCAGAGGAGATCAAGCAGGGTCAGGTGACAG GAATCCTAGAGTGGCCTTTCTGGACTAAACTGGTAGTTGTGGCCATTGGATTCACTGGAGGACTTCTTTTTATGTATGTTCAATGCAAGGTGTACCTACAATTATGGAAAAGACTCAAGGCTTATAATAGAGTGATCTATGTTCAAAACTGTCCAGAAACaagtaaaaagaatatttttgagaAGTCTGCACTAACAGAGCCCACCCTTGAAAATAAAGAAGGACATGGAATGTGTCATTCCACCACAAATTCTTCTTGCACAGAGCCTGAAGACACTGGAGCAGAAATTATTAATGTCTGA